A single genomic interval of Asterias amurensis chromosome 1, ASM3211899v1 harbors:
- the LOC139946994 gene encoding sodium/calcium exchanger regulatory protein 1-like, translating into MASEAQLLKFAGKWKLEKSENFDEYLKKMEVMMPMRAAAKVMTPTCDIDVQGGSFVIKMNVPVITLHVQKFTLNQQFEDLLPNGTKQLTQVNWEDGKIVLREVDKGDPPHVVTREVSDAGTEMTMTCTKGDIICKRFYRKV; encoded by the coding sequence ATGGCGAGCGAAGCTCAGCTGTTGAAATTCGCGGGAAagtggaaacttgaaaagagcGAGAATTTCGACGAGTACCTGAAGAAGATGGAGGTGATGATGCCGATGCGGGCAGCGGCCAAAGTCATGACGCCCACGTGCGATATCGACGTGCAAGGGGGAAGTTTCGTGATCAAGATGAACGTACCGGTGATCACACTCCACGTGCAGAAGTTTACCCTGAACCAGCAATTCGAGGACCTGCTGCCCAACGGGACCAAGCAACTGACCCAGGTCAACTGGGAGGATGGAAAGATCGTCCTACGGGAAGTGGACAAGGGGGACCCGCCTCACGTGGTCACTCGAGAGGTCAGTGATGCCGGTACGGAGATGACCATGACGTGTACCAAGGGAGACATCATCTGTAAAAGGTTCTACCGAAAGGTGTAG